The proteins below are encoded in one region of Bacteroidales bacterium:
- a CDS encoding S41 family peptidase — translation MRKYIQYCYKARKWIIAVAMVFTVVMSYNFAGDDFEIGKNLDIFATLYKELNNNYVDEIKPGELIKTAIDAMLESLDPYTVYIPESELEDYKMMTTGEYGGIGALIHKTGDYIIISVPYDDSPAQKNDIRAGDTILEINNKSMKGKNTEDITNILRGQAGATVKILLKREGEKNPIEKNIERKEIKINNVSYSGMVDENVGYIKLSNFFQDAGKEVKTAFLDLKEKGMKNCILDLRGNGGGLLNEAVNIVNIFIDKNILVVSTKGKVKVRNTEHKTLNNAADSEIPLVVLVDRGSASASEIVAGAIQDIDRGVIIGERTYGKGLVQNVVSLSYNTKMKVTIAKYYIPSGRCIQAIDYSQKNEDGSVAKIPDSLKVAFKTKKGRTVYDGGGIEPDMYIKPYEYSDIAASLVTKLLVFNFATKFRSQHESIAPVNEFKITDEIYKQFISYIADKDYDYTTASESSLAELKKNAEDEKYYNDIATEYEALKNKMMHNKKEDLEKYKDEITDLLRIEIVSRYYFQKGQIQASLLTDPEVKKAQELFNDTKKFSGILDGSVVLNKEK, via the coding sequence ATGAGAAAATATATACAATACTGTTATAAGGCCCGGAAGTGGATAATTGCAGTAGCTATGGTTTTTACCGTGGTTATGTCATATAACTTTGCCGGTGATGATTTCGAAATAGGTAAGAACCTTGACATTTTTGCTACCTTATACAAGGAGTTAAATAATAATTATGTTGATGAAATCAAACCAGGTGAACTTATAAAAACTGCAATTGATGCAATGCTTGAATCGCTTGATCCGTACACCGTTTATATTCCCGAATCGGAACTGGAAGATTATAAAATGATGACAACCGGCGAATATGGAGGTATTGGTGCTTTGATACATAAAACAGGAGATTATATTATTATATCTGTTCCTTATGACGATTCACCCGCACAGAAAAATGATATTCGTGCAGGTGATACCATTCTTGAAATAAATAATAAGTCGATGAAAGGAAAGAACACGGAAGATATTACAAATATATTGCGTGGTCAGGCAGGAGCTACAGTGAAGATTTTATTGAAAAGAGAAGGAGAAAAAAATCCTATCGAAAAAAATATAGAGCGAAAGGAAATAAAAATAAATAATGTTTCATATTCGGGAATGGTTGATGAAAACGTAGGATATATTAAACTTTCCAATTTTTTCCAGGATGCGGGAAAAGAAGTGAAGACAGCATTCCTTGACCTGAAAGAAAAAGGAATGAAGAACTGTATACTCGACCTGCGGGGAAATGGCGGAGGATTGCTTAATGAAGCAGTTAATATTGTCAATATTTTCATTGATAAAAATATTTTAGTGGTTAGCACAAAAGGAAAAGTGAAAGTACGTAATACCGAACATAAAACCCTGAATAATGCTGCCGACAGCGAAATCCCTCTTGTGGTACTGGTCGACAGGGGCAGCGCATCCGCATCAGAAATTGTTGCAGGGGCAATACAGGATATCGACCGTGGTGTTATAATAGGCGAGAGAACATACGGAAAAGGTCTTGTGCAAAACGTGGTATCGCTTTCATACAATACTAAAATGAAAGTTACTATTGCAAAGTATTACATTCCCAGCGGCCGCTGCATTCAGGCAATTGATTATTCTCAGAAAAATGAAGATGGTAGTGTGGCAAAAATTCCCGACTCACTGAAAGTGGCATTTAAAACCAAGAAGGGACGCACTGTATATGATGGAGGAGGAATTGAGCCGGATATGTATATTAAACCCTATGAATATAGCGACATTGCTGCAAGCCTGGTTACCAAACTCCTTGTATTCAATTTTGCTACGAAATTCAGAAGTCAGCACGAAAGTATTGCTCCTGTTAATGAATTTAAAATCACAGATGAAATTTACAAACAGTTTATTTCATATATAGCCGATAAGGATTATGATTATACAACAGCGAGTGAATCATCGTTGGCTGAACTGAAGAAAAATGCTGAAGATGAAAAATACTATAATGATATTGCAACAGAATATGAAGCATTAAAAAATAAAATGATGCATAACAAAAAAGAAGATTTGGAAAAATATAAAGATGAAATAACAGATTTATTAAGAATAGAGATTGTATCACGCTATTATTTCCAGAAAGGACAAATACAGGCATCACTTTTAACCGATCCTGAAGTAAAAAAAGCACAGGAATTATTTAATGATACAAAAAAGTTTTCCGGAATACTTGATGGTAGTGTTGTTTTGAATAAAGAAAAATAA
- the yidD gene encoding membrane protein insertion efficiency factor YidD, which produces MKKLLGKILIGMIYFYKAAISPILPAACRYTPTCSEYGLQAIRKYGPFKGGYLTLKRFLSCGPWGRSGYDPVP; this is translated from the coding sequence ATGAAAAAACTGTTAGGTAAAATATTAATAGGAATGATTTATTTTTATAAAGCGGCTATTTCGCCAATATTACCAGCAGCATGCCGATATACTCCTACCTGCTCGGAGTATGGATTACAGGCCATAAGGAAATACGGACCTTTTAAAGGTGGCTATCTGACCCTTAAACGATTTCTTTCATGCGGACCATGGGGAAGAAGCGGATACGACCCTGTTCCTTAA
- the rnpA gene encoding ribonuclease P protein component, producing MQTFKKKERITEKKIILELFEKGNEFYVSPIRALWLVYPSAKPFTLKILIAVSNRNFKKAVERNYIKRLIREAFRKNKQTVYEKMLGKPENIMLALQYTGKIILPYKDMEEKIKVTLQRLLKEYEKTVR from the coding sequence GTGCAGACCTTTAAAAAAAAGGAACGGATTACAGAAAAAAAAATTATTCTTGAACTATTTGAGAAAGGTAATGAATTTTATGTTTCTCCTATCAGGGCGTTATGGTTGGTTTATCCGTCTGCAAAGCCTTTTACATTAAAAATCCTTATTGCTGTTTCTAACAGAAATTTTAAAAAAGCAGTAGAACGTAATTATATTAAACGCTTAATTCGTGAAGCATTCAGGAAGAATAAACAAACAGTATATGAAAAGATGCTTGGAAAGCCTGAAAATATAATGCTTGCACTTCAATATACAGGGAAAATTATTTTACCATACAAAGATATGGAAGAGAAAATAAAAGTAACTTTACAACGTTTACTCAAAGAGTATGAAAAAACTGTTAGGTAA